TCGCCCTCGCGGACCAGCGGCGGCAGGCCGGAGATGATCTGCAAATCCTGCCGGGTCTTGACGCTGCTGCTCCCCGTGCCGAACAGGCCGGCGCCGGCAGTAGCGATGCCGACCAGCTTGAATTCGCTGAGTGAGTCGTTCATCGTCACCTTGAGCGTGGCGCTGCCGGTCGCATCGAGGACGACGCGCGGCTGCCATTTGAGCAGGGTGTCGAACAGTTCGCGGGCCGGCGCACGACCGCCGCCACCACCCGGTGGCAGGGCCTTCTTGCCGAAGTGGCGTTTGCCGATGACCTGCGACTGGGCGGTCGCGGTTTCGACTTCGTAGCCGCGCTTTTGCAGCATCGCATCGAGCAGGTTCCAGCTGTCGTTCGGGCGCAGTTCGAGCAGCGCTTGATCGACCGCGGCGAAAGCGACTTCGGTACCGGCCGGGGCGGGTTTGCCATCTGGCGTCGTGACCTTGATCCTGACCGTCGCTTCTTCGCGCGGACGGTAGTCGGTCTTGTCGCTGCTGATATCCACCTTGAGCTTGAAGCCGTCGGTACCGACAGCGATTTCGGCCAGCCCGAGACGATAGGCCGGCTTGGCCAGGTCGACCATGGCGGTCGGCTGTTCAGGGCTCCACCATTCCTTGAACCAGGCGACCGGCTCGCGCCAGCCCCACTGGAACAGCGAATACCATTTCAGCGGCTCGACGCGGCCGCGCACGGCGAGCACCGAGACGAAAACATTCGGCCCCCATTCGGCCTTGACCGGCAGTTCAATCGTCGGTTTGAAGCGTGACAGCGGCTGGACGAAAGTGTCGATCACGCCGCCGGCTTCGACCGAGATCAGCGCCGTCGCCTCGCGGAACGGCGTACGCACCTGGAAACGGGCGGTTTCACCGGGCTTCCAGGCTTTCTTCTCGGGAATGACGTCGATCCGGTCCTGGTTGCCGGCGGAGAACCACAGGTCGCCGGCCCCGGTGACCCAATAACTGGTGCTGGCGCGGGCGATATTGCCCGACGCATCCTTGGTTTCGGCCAGCAGGTAGATCGAACCGGATTCACCGGATTTCGGCTCACAGAGCAGTAGACCGCGACTATCGGTGGTGCCGCTGCAGACGTCGCCGATATCCTTGTATTCCGCATTGTTTTCGTAAGCGTAGAAGCCGCCGACGATGCGCCGGCGATGACTGGTGTCGATCCGGCGCTTGCCCTTGACGCTGACCGCCTGCCCGGCGAGCGGCTTGCCGGCCGTGTCGAGGACGACGACTTCAACCCGGTTCTTGCCGCCGGCCGAAGCCCAGTCGGCGACCTTGATGCCGAGCGTAACGCCGGCCGGCCACAGTTCGACCAGACCGCGCAGGGTCTGGATTTCACCGTTCGGGTCGGCAAAAGTCATTTCGGCATAGACCTCGCTCGGGCCTTTCGGTTTGTCGGGCAACACCACATCGAGCTTGCCGGCGCCGGCCTTGTCGAGCTTGAGCGCCTGCTTGTCGAGAATCAGGCTTTCTTCCTCGCGGCCGGCATCGACCTTGAAGGCGGCCATCGCCGCATCGTCGAAATCGATATGAAAATTGTAAGCCTCGTAATTCTTGTAGGTCGGCCAGCGCGGGCGCAGCGTGGCGGAAACCTGCACCTCGGCGTTCTTGGCCGGGCCGCCGTTGAGGAAGGACAGGCCGAGCGCCAGCGGCACCTTGGCTGGGGCGATCTGGCGACTTGGAACGCCTTGCACGCTGCCGGTAAACACCGGTAGGCGGAAGTCGGCGACGCGAATTTCGCCGCTGTAGATTTCGCCGCGCTTGCCGCCGCTCAGGGCGATTTCATAAGTGCCGAGCTTGGCCGATTCAGGCACTTTCCAGCTGTTGACCGCAGAAGCCTGCGCATCCCACTGGACCGGCTGGGTGAATTCGGTGCCGCTTTCGCGGTGGCGGATGACCAGCTTGGTCGGCAGTCCGCTCGCTTCGGGCAACTGGAAACCCCGGCTGTCGCGGCTGCGCGCCAGATGTTTCATCGATACCGTCTGGCCGAGGCGGAAAAGGCTGCGGTCGACAATGCTGTGGATCTTGAAATCGCCGGTCTCGCCCCAGGTTTCGACGCCGAAGCGCCACGGTTCGATGCCTTCGTTCCAGTCGGAGCGGACAAAACTGTAATCGCCGTTCAGTCGGGCGCTGGCGAACAGGAAATAAGCATCGCGGCAGTTCTTGTTTTTCAGCCGCTGGTTGATTGCCGCCCGGCCCTGGCTGTCGGTCTTGCCCTGCCACAGCGACTTGCCGTCGCAGCCCGAAACGCGCACCTCGGCATCGGCTACCGGCTTGCCGCTGTCGAGCGCGGTGACCCAGACCAGCGCATTGTCCTTGCCGGTTTTGAGATGCACCGCCATGTTGGTGACCAGCGCCGCTGCGCGGACATACATTGGCTTGGGCGTGGCGAGCAGCGCCTTGCCGAGCAACTGGCTTTCGATTTCGACAATGTGATAACCCGGCTTGGCGAGCGGAATGCCGACCACCTCGAATTCGCTGCTGCCGCCCGGCTTGGGTAGTTCCTGGCGGGTGACGCCATTGCGCTTGGCAAGGAAGGAGAGTTCGCGGGCGTAATACGGGTCGGTGACGGTGCGCATTTCGCCATCGACATTCAGTTTGACCTGCTGCGTCTGCTGCTCGAATTTTTGCAGCGCCAGCATCGCGGCGATCACGTCGGCATCTTCAGTCAGCCGCTGCTCGCTGAAACGGTGGCTGCCGGGCAGGGCGAGCTGCTTGTTTTTCAGGCTGGCTTCGACGTTGCGCAGCGTGACCGGCAAGAGGCCGCCTTCCTTCAACTCGATGATGCCGAAATTGCCGGGAAACTTGGCCAGCGGCGGCAGGCTGCCGGTCTTGGTCTTGAGGGGAAAACTCGCCGCATTGCTCAGCGGCCGCCCGGTTTCATCTTTGAAGCCGGACGGAATTTCGACGGTCAATTCGGCGTTCTGCGGCAAGGGGCCGGCGAAGCTGATCGACTGGAAACTCGGCTCCTGATGGCTGCTGTCCTTGTTCGGATCTACCGGACTACGTGGGCCTTCCGCGGTCAACAGGCGGAATTTGCTTAAAAGCTTGGCCTCGAACGGCGCGTTGAAGCTCAGGCTGATGGCCGACAAGGGCGAGCAGGGCGCGCCGGCTTTTTCGCGTTCGCAACTCAGCGTCGCCTTGAACGGTTCGCGCACCTTGTACACGAAGCTTTCATCCTTTTCGCCCGGCGTGCCGTTGGCCGCCTGAATGCCCTTGCCCCAGACCAGTTTCATCTTGCTGCCAGCCGGCAGACGCTCGGCGCAGGTGATGACGATGGGCGCCGATCCCAGTCCGCCGATCTGGTTGAGCACCTCGTTGCGGATGGCCTGGCTGACCGGCCGGGCCGGGATGCGCTGGCCGACGCCATCGGCTTCGCACCACAGGTTGTTTTCGAGCGATTTCGCATTGAGCGGGCCGCCGCCGTTGATGACGAAAGCCTGATCCTCCTCGATACCTGAACCGGGGGCCGGGCGAATCGCCCAGGGACGCGGAGCGGCGCCGAAAAACTCGAAGCGGTTCTTGCCGCTGACAGCTTCGCCATTTGCTGCGGTCAACCCGCTTTTCAGGGCAAAAACGCAGCGTTCGCCCGGTTGCAGGGGGCGGCTCATTTGCCAGGCCCAGCTACGCTCGTCGATCCAGCGACCTTCGCCGGCAATGTTCTGGCAGTCGATGCTGAACGGCGCAGCGCCCCCGGTCTCGCCGAGCTTGGTCATGGCCGCATTGAAACGCACGGTGACGCGCGTCTGGTCGGCAACTTTGCCTTGCGGCATGAATTGCTGGACGCTGGCGGCCTGGCTGGCGGTGCTGGCCAGCAGCAGGCCGGCAAGAAGGAGGGTTTTTGTTTTCATGGGCGAATTCTTCGATCAGGGGCGGTCATGCCCGAAGCATCGCCGAGTGTGCCACAGAAGGCGAAGCATTCGACAGCCTGGGCGCGGGCGGCTATCCTCCGCGTTTTGAGCGATTATTCCGGGGAATTCGATGGGACAGGCAAAACTACGCGGCAGCCAGGCCGAACGCATTGCAAAGGCACAGGCCAAGATCGAGGCGACGCGCCCGGAAAAGCTGGTTTGCAACGGTTGCGGTGCTGATGTGACGACGATCCATCCGGTCGACACGCGTGGCCTGCGCGGTATTGAAGCGATCTGGGTCGGCCAGTGCGAATGCGGCCAGACGACTTTTGCTGCTTCAGGCGAACCGAAGGCGGTCGATGCCTTTTTCTTCGCGCTCAGCGAAAACAGCGAACTGACGCTGGGTAGCCAGAGCAAGGACGGCGAAAAGCACGAAGTCGCCTGATCAGCGTACGCAGTTCTTGTTGTTGGGCGGGCAAATCACCCGCGAACTTTCGACCGGCGCCGGCCCTGCCGGTTTCGGTGGCGTCGACGGTGCCGGCTGGCTGATTGTCGGCGGCGGGGGCGCCAGGTGGCCCTGGCACTGGGCCAGTCGCTGGCTTTGTTCGGCGGGCGGCAGTTTCAGTCGCAATACGTTTTCAATGCAGATGCTGATCGGATTGCCGGC
The sequence above is drawn from the Dechloromonas sp. TW-R-39-2 genome and encodes:
- a CDS encoding MG2 domain-containing protein, whose translation is MKTKTLLLAGLLLASTASQAASVQQFMPQGKVADQTRVTVRFNAAMTKLGETGGAAPFSIDCQNIAGEGRWIDERSWAWQMSRPLQPGERCVFALKSGLTAANGEAVSGKNRFEFFGAAPRPWAIRPAPGSGIEEDQAFVINGGGPLNAKSLENNLWCEADGVGQRIPARPVSQAIRNEVLNQIGGLGSAPIVITCAERLPAGSKMKLVWGKGIQAANGTPGEKDESFVYKVREPFKATLSCEREKAGAPCSPLSAISLSFNAPFEAKLLSKFRLLTAEGPRSPVDPNKDSSHQEPSFQSISFAGPLPQNAELTVEIPSGFKDETGRPLSNAASFPLKTKTGSLPPLAKFPGNFGIIELKEGGLLPVTLRNVEASLKNKQLALPGSHRFSEQRLTEDADVIAAMLALQKFEQQTQQVKLNVDGEMRTVTDPYYARELSFLAKRNGVTRQELPKPGGSSEFEVVGIPLAKPGYHIVEIESQLLGKALLATPKPMYVRAAALVTNMAVHLKTGKDNALVWVTALDSGKPVADAEVRVSGCDGKSLWQGKTDSQGRAAINQRLKNKNCRDAYFLFASARLNGDYSFVRSDWNEGIEPWRFGVETWGETGDFKIHSIVDRSLFRLGQTVSMKHLARSRDSRGFQLPEASGLPTKLVIRHRESGTEFTQPVQWDAQASAVNSWKVPESAKLGTYEIALSGGKRGEIYSGEIRVADFRLPVFTGSVQGVPSRQIAPAKVPLALGLSFLNGGPAKNAEVQVSATLRPRWPTYKNYEAYNFHIDFDDAAMAAFKVDAGREEESLILDKQALKLDKAGAGKLDVVLPDKPKGPSEVYAEMTFADPNGEIQTLRGLVELWPAGVTLGIKVADWASAGGKNRVEVVVLDTAGKPLAGQAVSVKGKRRIDTSHRRRIVGGFYAYENNAEYKDIGDVCSGTTDSRGLLLCEPKSGESGSIYLLAETKDASGNIARASTSYWVTGAGDLWFSAGNQDRIDVIPEKKAWKPGETARFQVRTPFREATALISVEAGGVIDTFVQPLSRFKPTIELPVKAEWGPNVFVSVLAVRGRVEPLKWYSLFQWGWREPVAWFKEWWSPEQPTAMVDLAKPAYRLGLAEIAVGTDGFKLKVDISSDKTDYRPREEATVRIKVTTPDGKPAPAGTEVAFAAVDQALLELRPNDSWNLLDAMLQKRGYEVETATAQSQVIGKRHFGKKALPPGGGGGRAPARELFDTLLKWQPRVVLDATGSATLKVTMNDSLSEFKLVGIATAGAGLFGTGSSSVKTRQDLQIISGLPPLVREGDSFKAMLTLRNGTARKMVIAVNGKNGANSLTEQKLTLEPEGAGELSWPLKAAEGVSSQQWEFSAKEEGGNAQDTLRITQQIAPAVPVTVQQATFTRIAGSFAVPVMQPTGALPGKGGLEISLSPRLATPPPGLTRFFEEYSFSCLEQKTSVAVGLHDEKRWQAIAETLPGYLDHNGLASYFPGSSGSTTLTAYLLDLVTLAGFTVPEDSRQRMLQGLSAYVEGRIKTGEWAPSYAGDPLLQRRLNALQALTRQGLQPTRAAAALEIDPLRLSTAALIDWTQIVRRLPDLPQRDKKLADARQELRNRLSYAGSRLLFTTERDDYSWWLMLNADANAFRLIEAMLDDAEWKDDLPRLLQGAMERQVRGRWLTTTANAWARVTLDRFAQKFERETVSGTTVATLGKVRTELDWKKTASETLKPLALPWPAAPARDDKLDIRHNGSGQPWATVQVLAAIPDGPARNAGYRITRKVTPIQEKNAGKISRGDLWRVTLTVDADNDMSWVALSDPIPAGSRIIGDGDGRDSNLASLGENQQQRGTSPTYVERSFSAYRAYYAMLPKGRFSIEYTVRLNNAGNFALPPTRIEAMYAPDMFGEVPNGRIVVGD